Proteins encoded by one window of Arachis hypogaea cultivar Tifrunner chromosome 1, arahy.Tifrunner.gnm2.J5K5, whole genome shotgun sequence:
- the LOC112708516 gene encoding dnaJ homolog subfamily C GRV2 isoform X3 produces MVMLYLDSSFLQRCHSWKGVLRITKCVQAVTVRPLSSVSALVRFAEEPQMFAVEFSDGCPIHVYASTSRDSLLAAVRDAIQTEGQCAIPVLPRLTMPGHRIDPPCGRVYLQYGQQKPVADAESAAMHLKHLAAAAKDAVAEGGSIPGSRAKLWRRIREFNACIPFSGVPLNIEVPEVTLMALITMLPAAPNLPPESPPLPPPSPKAAATVMGFIACLHRLLASRSAASHVMSFPAAVGRIMGLLRNGSEGVASEAAGLVAALIGGGPGDANVMDSKGEWHATIMHTKSVLFANQSYVIILVNRLKPMSVSPLLSMAVVEVLEAMICDPHGETTQYNVFVELLRQVAGLKRRLFALFGHPAESVRETVAVIMRSIAEEDAIAAESMREASLRDGALLRHLLHAFFLPAGERREVSRQLVALWADSYQPALELLSRILPPGLVAYLHTRSDGVQDEETNQEESSIGRRKRRLLQQRKSRIGRGLTSQEQPFASANNFDVSDSGRQTGSAIVRGSDNYHRAALEPSSGQASDIQSSVVHTNENLSSGSPTAVTQNGYSTVVASATCPSANSNEATVPDLSNSVAPDGNAVGLQNADVPAPAQVVVENTPVGSGRLLCNWPEFWRAFGLDHNRADLIWNERTRQELRESLQAEVHKLDVEKERTEDIVPGGAILEMATGIENVPQISWNYAEFSVRYPSLSKEVCVGQYYLRLLLESGSGGRAQDFPLRDPDAFFRALYHRFLCDADTGLTVDGAVPDELGASDDWCDMGRLDGFGGGGGSSVRELCARAMAIVYEQHYKTVGPFSGTAHITVLLDRTDDRALRHRLLFLLKALMKDLANVEACVLVGGCVLAVDLLTVVHEASERTAIPLQSNLIAATAFMEPLKEWMYIDREGAQIGPVEKDAIRRLWSKKAIDWTTRCWASGMLDWKKLRDIRELRWALALRVPVLTPPQVGDAALSILHSMVSAHSDLDDAGEIVTPTPRVKRILSSPRCLPHIAQAILSGEPSIVEAAAALLKAIVTRNPKAMIRLYSTGAFYFALAYPGSNLLSIGQLFAVTHVHQAFHGGEEAAVSTSLPLAKRSVLGGLLPESLLYVLERSGPAAFAAAMVSDSDTPEIIWTHKMRAENLIRQVLQHLGDFPQKLSQHCHVLYDYAPMPPVTYPELRDEMWCHRYYLRNLCDEIRFPNWPIVEHVEFLQSLLVMWREELTRKPMDLSEEAACKILEISLEDVSGDAVNKKHSLEVSDETSSLSKQIENIDEEKLKRQYRKLAMKYHPDKNPEGREKFLAIQKAYERLQATMQGLQGPQPWRLLLLLKGQCILYRRYGDILEPFKYAGYPMLLSAVTVDKDDNNFLSSDRAPLLVAASELVWLTCASSSLNGEELVRDGGVQLLATLLSRCMYVVQPSTPGNEPSAIIVTNIMRTFSVLSQFEAARSEILEFSGLVPDIVHCTEFELVPGAVDAALQTIANVSVSSELQDALLRAGVLWYLLPLLLQYDATAEEPDATESHGVGASVQIAKNMHAIRAAQALSRLSGLCGDESSTPYNRAAANALRVLLTPKLSSMLRDQLPKDLLSKLNANLESPEIIWNSSTRGELLKFVDQQRAAQGPDGSYDIRDSHDFAYKALSKELFIGNVYLRVYNDQPEFEISEPEAFCVALVDFISYVVHNHPFEDADQYVDGISSPAQNYEDAVDGFVSEQPVLDNSSTISEEQVVGKEEAELVKSLRSALISLQNLLTNNPNLASIFSNKDKLLPLFECFSVPETSNSNIPQLCLGVLSLLTAHAPCLQAMVADGSSLLVLLQMLHSSPSCREGALHVLYALASTPELAWAAAKHGGVVYILELLLPLKEEIPLQQRAMAASLLGKLVGQPMHGPRVAITLARFLPDGLVSVIRDGPGEAVVVALEQTTETPELVWTPAMAASLSAQISTMASELYREQVKGRVVDWDVPEQASGQQEMRDEPQVGGIYVRLFLKDPKFPLRNPKRFLEGLLDQYLSSIAATHYDTQVVDPELPLLLSAALVSLLRVHPALADHVGYLGYVPKLVAAVAFEGRRETMSSGDANIGKNADKTYDPDNGSTEHTQTPQERVRLSCLRVLHQLAASTTCAEAMAATSVGTPQVVPLLMKAIGWQGGSILALETLKRVVVAGNRARDALVAQGLKVGLVEVLLGLLDWRAGGRNGFCSQMNWNESEASIGRVLAIEVLHAFATEGAHCTKVREILNNSDVWSAYKDQRHDLFLPSNAQSAAAGIAGLIENSSSSRLTYALTAPPLQSSTSRPPPSSTSDFHGKQELS; encoded by the exons ATGGTGATGCTGTATCTCGACAGCTCATTCTTACAAAGGTGTCACTCGTGGAAAGGCGTCCTGAGAATTACGAA ATGTGTGCAGGCTGTTACTGTTCGTCCTTTGTCTTCAGTAAGCGCCCTTGTTCGGTTTGCTGAAGAACCCCAGATGTTTGCAGTTGAATTCAGTGATGGATGTCCTATCCAT GTTTATGCAAGCACATCTCGCGATAGCTTACTTGCAGCTGTTCGTGATGCAATTCAAACTGAA GGTCAATGTGCCATACCTGTATTGCCAAGGCTGACAATGCCTGGTCACCGGATTGATCCTCCCTGTGGAAGAGTTTATTTGCAATATGGTCAGCAAAAGCCAGTTGCTGATGCTGAAAGTGCTGCAATGCATTTGAAACATTTAGCAGCTGCTGCCAAGGATGCTGTTGCTGAAGGTGGTTCCATTCCTGGATCAAGAGCTAAACTATGGCGAAGAATAAGGGAGTTCAATGCATGTATACCTTTTAGTGGTGTGCCTTTAAACATTGAAGTGCCAGAGGTTACCTTGATGGCCTTGATTACTATGCTTCCTGCGGCCCCAAATCTTCCTCCAGAATCTCCTCCTTTGCCACCCCCGTCACCAAAAGCTGCTGCAACTGTGATGGGTTTTATTGCTTGTTTACATCGACTACTTGCATCAAGAAGCGCCGCATCACACGTGATGTCTTTTCCAGCAGCAGTTGGAAGGATAATGGGTTTGCTTAGAAATGGTTCAGAGGGCGTTGCATCGGAAGCTGCCGGGCTTGTTGCAGCACTCATTGGTGGTGGGCCTGGTGATGCTAATGTGATGGATTCTAAAGGAGAGTGGCATGCAACAATCATGCATACGAAGTCAGTATTGTTTGCTAATCAGAGTTATGTCATTATTCTTGTCAACAGATTGAAGCCTATGTCAGTATCACCTTTGCTGTCAATGGCTGTGGTTGAAGTGCTCGAGGCTATGATTTGTGATCCACATGGGGAAACTACTCAATATAATGTTTTTGTTGAGTTGTTGCGCCAAGTTGCTGGGTTAAAGCGTCGTTTGTTTGCACTATTTGGTCATCCTGCCGAAAGTGTTAGAGAAACAGTAGCTGTTATTATGCGATCAATTGCTGAAGAAGATGCTATTGCTGCGGAGTCCATGCGAGAGGCTTCTCTGCGTGATGGTGCTTTGTTGAGGCATTTATTGCACGCTTTTTTCCTTCCTGCTGGTGAACGCCGTGAAGTTAGTCGACAACTTGTTGCTCTTTGGGCGGATTCCTATCAACCTGCTTTGGAGCTATTGTCTCGAATTCTGCCTCCCGGACTTGTTGCTTATTTGCATACACGCTCTGATGGAGTTCAAGATGAAGAAACGAATCAAGAGGAGTCATCAATTGGGAGAAGAAAAAGACGCTTACTTCAGCAGAGGAAAAGTCGCATCGGGAGAGGACTAACCTCTCAAGAACAACCCTTCGCTTCAGCTAATAATTTTGATGTTTCAGATTCGGGTAGACAGACAGGGAGTGCCATTGTTAGGGGCTCAGACAACTACCATAGAGCTGCTCTTGAGCCAAGCTCTGGACAGGCTTCAGATATTCAATCTTCTGTTGTTCATACTAATGAAAATTTGTCCAGTGGATCTCCTACAGCAGTCACACAAAATGGGTATTCAACTGTTGTTGCTTCGGCTACTTGTCCATCTGCAAACTCAAATGAAGCAACGGTACCTGATTTATCAAATTCAGTTGCTCCTGATGGCAATGCAGTTGGCTTGCAGAATGCAGATGTTCCAGCTCCTGCTCAAGTTGTGGTGGAGAACACTCCCGTGGGTTCTGGTCGGCTTCTATGTAACTGGCCTGAATTCTGGCGAGCGTTTGGTCTTGATCACAATCGTGCAGATTTGATTTGGAATGAGCGTACTAGGCAAGAGTTAAGAGAATCTTTGCAAGCTGAAGTCCATAAACTAGATGTTGAAAAAGAGCGTACTGAAGATATTGTTCCTGGGGGTGCTATCCTTGAAATGGCAACAGGGATTGAGAATGTCCCGCAAATATCTTGGAACTATGCTGAATTTTCCGTTCGTTACCCAAGCCTGTCAAAAGAAGTTTGTGTGGGCCAATATTATCTGCGTCTCCTGCTTGAGAGTGGCAGTGGTGGCAGGGCACAAGACTTCCCGTTGCGTGATCCAGATGCTTTCTTTAGAGCACTTTACCATCGTTTTTTATGTGATGCAGACACAGGGCTTACCGTAGATGGGGCTGTTCCTGATGAACTAGGTGCATCAGATGATTGGTGTGATATGGGTAGACTAGATGGTTTTGGTGGCGGTGGTGGTTCATCAGTGAGAGAGCTTTGTGCAAGGGCAATGGCAATTGTATATGAGCAGCACTACAAGACCGTTGGTCCTTTTTCAGGCACTGCTCACATTACCGTTCTCCTGGATAGGACAGATGACAGAGCTCTGAGACAcagacttctttttcttttgaag GCTTTGATGAAGGATTTAGCTAATGTAGAGGCTTGTGTTCTAGTTGGAGGCTGTGTATTAGCTGTCGATCTTCTTACAGTGGTCCATGAAGCTTCGGAGAGGACAGCTATTCctttgcaatcaaatttgattgctGCTACGGCTTTCATGGAGCCACTCAAGGAATGGATGTATATCGACAGAGAAGGTGCTCAAATTGGACCTGTGGAAAAAGATGCTATTAGAAGGTTATGGTCCAAGAAGGCTATTGATTGGACAACAAGGTGTTGGGCCTCTGGGATGCTAGATTGGAAGAAGTTGCGTGATATTCGTGAGCTTCGCTGGGCACTTGCCCTTAGAGTTCCTGTCCTTACCCCACCTCAG GTTGGAGATGCAGCTTTGTCCATATTGCATAGCATGGTGTCTGCACATTCAGATTTAGATGATGCTGGAGAAATTGTTACTCCAACTCCTAGAGTAAAACGAATCTTGTCAAGTCCACGTTGCCTTCCTCACATTGCACAG GCCATTCTCTCTGGGGAACCAAGTATTGTTGAGGCAGCTGCTGCATTGTTGAAGGCCATTGTTACCAGGAATCCCAAAGCCATGATACGTCTATACAGCACCGGTGCATTTTATTTTGCACTGGCTTATCCAGGATCTAATCTACTTTCAATTGGGCAACTGTTTGCCGTCACCCATGTCCACCAAGCATTTCATGGTGGCGAAGAGGCTGCGGTTTCAACTTCATTGCCTTTGGCAAAACGTAGTGTTCTTGGTGGACTTCTTCCTGAATCTTTGTTGTATGTATTGGAGCGCAGTGGTCCAGCAGCATTTGCTGCAGCAATGGTATCAGATTCTGACACTCCTGAGATAATATGGACTCATAAAATGAGGGCAGAAAATTTAATACGTCAG GTTTTGCAACACCTTGGTGATTTTCCACAGAAATTGTCACAGCATTGCCATGTTTTATATGACTATGCTCCAATGCCTCCAGTTACATACCCTGAACTTAGAGATGAAATGTGGTGTCATCGTTATTACCTGAGGAATCTATGCGATGAGATCCGCTTTCCAAATTGGCCTATTGTTGAGCATGTAGAGTTTCTGCAGTCTTTACTTGTAATGTGGCGTGAAGAGTTGACGAGAAAACCTATGGATCTTTCTGAAGAAGCAGCTTGCAAGATCCTTGAAATATCCTTGGAGGATGTATCTGGTGATGCTGTAAATAAAAAGCATTCTTTGGAGGTATCAGATGAAACATCTAGCttatcaaagcaaattgaaaatatTGACGAGGAAAAGTTAAAGCGACAATATCGAAAACTTGCTATGAAATATCATCCTGACAAAAACCCTGAAGGAAGGGAGAAGTTTCTTGCTATACAGAAGGCTTATGAACGCCTCCAG GCTACAATGCAAGGATTGCAAGGTCCTCAGCCTTGGAGATTGCTTCTTTTGTTGAAGGGGCAATGCATTTTATACAGAAGATATGGAGACATATTGGAGCCATTCAAATATGCTGGCTATCCCATGTTGTTAAGTGCTGTTACTGTGGACAAGGATGATAACAATTTTCTTTCTTCAGATAGAGCACCTCTTCTTGTTGCAGCATCAGAGCTTGTTTGGCTGAC ATGTGCATCTTCTTCACTGAATGGAGAAGAGCTGGTGAGAGATGGAGGAGTGCAACTTCTTGCAACCCTTCTTTCCCGTTGCATGTATGTTGTTCAGCCATCTACTCCTGGAAATGAACCATCTGCCATTATTGTTACAAACATCATGCGAACATTTTCAGTTCTTAGTCAATTTGAGGCTGCCAGATCTGAGATACTCGAGTTTTCTGGGCTAGTTCCAGACATTGTGCACTGCACTGAGTTTGAGCTTGTACCAGGAGCTGTTGATGCTGCTCTACAGACTATTGCCAATGTTTCTGTTTCATCTGAATTGCAGGATGCTTTATTGAGGGCTGGTGTTTTATG GTACCTATTGCCGCTGCTGCTTCAGTATGATGCAACTGCTGAAGAACCGGATGCAACAGAATCACATGGTGTTGGTGCCAGTGTTCAAATTGCCAAAAACATGCATGCCATACGGGCAGCCCAGGCTCTGTCAAGGCTCAGTGGTTTGTGTGGTGATGAGAGCTCAACTCCTTACAATCGGGCGGCAGCAAATGCCCTCAGAGTTTTGCTAACACCTAAGCTTTCTAGCATGTTACGAGACCAATTACCTAAAGATTTGCTGTCCAAGTTGAATGCAAACCTGGAGTCTCCAGAG ATTATATGGAATTCTTCAACACGGGGAGAGCTGCTGAAATTTGTGGATCAGCAGCGTGCAGCTCAAGGTCCTGATGGTTCATACGATATCAGAGACTCACATGACTTTGCCTATAAAGCACTATCAAAGGAATTGTTCATTGGCAATGTTTACTTGAGGGTCTACAATGATCAGCCAGAATTTGAAATTAGTGAACCAGAAGCTTTTTGTGTTGCTCTAGTTGATTTTATATCTTATGTTGTGCACAACCATCCTTTTGAGGATGCTGATCAATATGTTGATGGCATCTCTTCTCCTGCTCAGAATTATGAGGATGCTGTTGATGGATTTGTGAGTGAACAGCCTGTCCTAGATAATTCTAGCACAATATCCGAGGAGCAAGTTGTTGGGAAGGAAGAAGCCGAGCTAGTTAAAAGTCTCCGTTCCGCATTGATCTCCCTACAG AACCTATTGACTAATAATCCAAATTTGGCATCCATATTTTCCAATAAAGACAAGTTACTGCCTCTTTTTGAATGCTTTTCTGTCCCTGAAACATCAAACAGCAACATCCCTCAACTTTGTTTAGGAGTGCTGTCACTCTTGACGGCACATGCTCCTTGTTTGCAAGCCATGGTTGCAGATGGATCTAGTCTCCTTGTTTTACTACAAATGCTTCACTCATCCCCAAGTTGTCGTGAAGGGGCTCTCCATGTTCTCTATGCATTGGCAAGTACACCTGAACTGGCCTGGGCAGCTGCCAAGCATGGTGGTGTTGTCTACATTCTTGAACTACTGTTGCCTTTGAAAG AAGAAATTCCACTCCAACAAAGAGCTATGGCAGCCTCCTTGTTGGGGAAACTTGTTGGGCAACCAATGCACGGTCCAAGAGTTGCTATAACACTTGCAAGGTTTCTTCCAGATGGCCTTGTATCAGTAATTAGGGATGGACCTGGTGAAGCTGTTGTTGTTGCGCTTGAGCAGACTACTGAGACACCAGAACTTGTGTGGACGCCAGCAATGGCAGCTTCTTTGTCTGCACAGATTTCAACCATGGCATCAGAATTATATCGGGAGCAGGTGAAAGGCCGTGTTGTTGATTGGGATGTACCTGAGCAGGCATCTGGGCAGCAGGAAATGAGAGATGAGCCACAG GTTGGTGGCATCTATGTTCGTCTATTTTTGAAAGATCCCAAATTTCCATTGAGAAATCCTAAAAGATTCTTGGAAGGCCTTCTAGATCAGTATTTGTCATCCATTGCTGCCACACATTATGACACTCAGGTTGTTGACCCAGAGTTGCCTTTGCTTCTATCAGCTGCATTAGTTTCATTGCTTCGTGTTCATCCTGCACTAGCAGATCACGTTGGATATCTTGGATATGTCCCAAAACTAGTTGCTGCTGTTGCATTTGAGGGAAGGCGAGAAACAATGTCATCAGGTGATGCAAATATTGGAAAAAATGCAGATAAAACATATGACCCTGATAATGGATCAACAGAGCACACACAAACTCCTCAAGAACGTGTGCGGTTGAGTTGTTTGCGTGTCTTGCATCAACTTGCAGCTAGTACCACATGTGCAGAAGCTATGGCAGCAACAAGTGTAGGAACCCCTCAG GTTGTTCCACTGTTAATGAAAGCTATAGGGTGGCAAGGTGGAAGCATATTAGCTCTCGAGACCTTAAAGCGTGTTGTGGTTGCTGGAAACCGAGCAAGGGATGCTCTTGTTGCACAAGGACTTAA AGTTGGTCTTGTTGAGGTACTTCTTGGTCTGCTTGATTGGAGGGCTGGAGGGAGAAATGGCTTTTGTTCTCAAATGAACTGGAATGAATCTGAAGCTTCTATCGGCAGAGTGCTTGCAATTGAG GTATTGCATGCCTTTGCTACTGAAGGAGCCCACTGTACTAAAGTCCGAGAAATATTGAACAATTCTGAC GTTTGGAGTGCATACAAAGATCAAAGGCATGATCTTTTCCTTCCTTCAAATGCACAATCCGCAGCCGCTGGAATTGCTGGTTTGATCGAGAATTCATCATCGTCAAGACTCACGTATGCCCTTACTGCACCTCCACTGCAGTCATCTACTTCTAGACCTCCCCCATCATCCACATCCGACTTCCATGGAAAGCAAGAACTCTCATAG